In the Alphaproteobacteria bacterium genome, CGCGGCCAGTTCGATGGCCAGCCCGAGGTGCAGAAATTTGCCGAGACTCTGGAGCGCGTTTGCATCGAAACCGTGGAAGGCGGGCAGATGACCAAGGATCTGGCCATCCTGATCGGTCCTTCGCAGCCCTGGCTGACCACCACCTTGTTCCTGGACGCCATCGACGCCAACCTAAAAAAGGCGATGGGGTAAGGTTTGACAGCAAACCTCCGATGTTATAACATGCGTTAGAACATCGGAGGTTGTCATGTCATCCAGCACGACGATTCGCAAAATTGGCAATTCCCTTGGAATTATCCTGGGCAAGGGTCAGCTTGATGAGTTTGGCCTTAAGGAAGGCGACAAACTTTATGTCGTCAGTTCGTCCGAAGGGCTGACTCTGACCCCCTACGACAATGACTTCTCGCGTCAGATGGAAACCGCCAAAAGCGTCATGGGCCGGTATCGCAACACGCTGCGGGAATTATCGAAATGAGCGAGCCATTGTGGCTTTCGCTGGACCTTGTCCTGGCGGTCCACAAAATGGTGCTGGCTGAACACGGCGGCGCTGATGGCGTGCGCGACCAAGGCCTGCTTGAATCCGCCCTGGACAGGCCCAAGAACCGCTTCGCCTATGAAACAGCGGATATCGTTTCATTGGCCGCATCGTATGCTTATGGCCTAGCCAAAAATCATCCCTTCATCGACGGCAACAAGCGCATCGCTTTCATGGCAGCCGCAATCTTTCTGGAAACCAATGGATTTCTTTTGACCGCCTCGGAAGCTGAAGCGACGATTGCCGTTCTGAGCCTAGCCTCGAGCGCTTGGAGCGAGACCGAGTTCGAGGCTTGGTTAAGCAACAACACCAAGGCCCCAGCCCCATGACCTCAAACTCGCTACGCGACGCCGACATCGCCTCGGTCTTGCATCCTTACACCAACCTAGCCGCCCACCCGGCCAAGGGACCGCTGGTGATCGCCAGGGGCGAAGGCATTCGCGTCTTCGACGAAGCGGGCAAGGATTACATCGAGGGCATGTCGGGTCTGTGGTGCACCAGCCTGGGCTTTTCCGAACCCCGTTTGGTGGAAGCCGCCAAGCGTCAGATGGAAGAGCTTCCCTTCTATCATCTGTTCAATCACAAGGGCCACGCTCCCGCCATCAGACTGGCCGAAAAGCTGATCGAGCTGGCGCCGGTGCCGATGTCGAAAGTGTTCTTCGCCAATTCGGGTTCCGAAGCCAACGACACTGCCATCAAGCTGGTCTGGTACGTCAACAACGCGCTGGGACGGCCTGAGAAAAAGAAGATCATTTCGCGCAACAAGGCTTATCACGGCGTGACGTTGGCCACCGCCAGTCTCACGCATCTGCCCAACAATCAGCGCGATTTCGACCTGCCCATCGCCCGCATCCTGAAAGCCGACTGCCCGCATCATTACCGTTTCGCGCAAACGGGCGAGAGCGAGGAGGATTTCTCGACAAGGCTGGCGGCAAATCTTGAGGCTTTGATTCTGGAAGAAGGTCCCGACACGGTGGCCGCCTTCTTCGCCGAGCCGGTGATGGGCGCAGGCGGCGTCATCGTTCCCCCCGCCTCCTATTTTCCCAAGATTCAGGCGGTGCTGAAGAAATACGACGTGCTGCTGATCGCCGACGAAATCATCACCGGCTTCGGACGCACCGGCAACATGTTCGGCTGCCAGACTTTCGGCATCGAACCCGACATGATTTCACTCGCCAAGGCCTTGTCCTCGGCCTACGCCCCCATCTCGGCCCTGATGGTCAACGAGCGCATCTTCAAAATACTGCAAGAACAAAGCGCCAAGATCGGCATCTTCGGCCACGGCTATACCTATTCCGCTCATCCTTTGGGCGCCGCCGTGGCGCTGGAAACGATGGCGATTTACGAAGAACGCGACATCGTGGGCCATGTGCAAAAGATGGCCCCGCATTTCCAGGGCAAGCTGCAAGGCTTCGCTGCGCACCCGCTGGTCGGCGAAGCGCGCGGCGTGGGATTGATCGGCGCCTTGGAACTGGTGGCCGACAAGAAAACGCGGGCCAACTTCGACCCCGCCCAGGCCATCGGGGCCAAGGTCGTCGCCGCCGCCGAGCAGGAGGGCGTAATTCTTCGCGCCATGGCGGGCGACGCTATCGCCTTCTCGCCGCCGCTGATCATCACGCAAAGCGAAATCGACGAAATGTTCCAGCGATTCTCAAAGGCGTTGGAGCGGGTAGTGGCTAGCTTATAACGTTTTCCACCGGCGCGATCATATCCAAATCGACCTTCAGCGCCCTGGCCAAGGCACGCAAAGTTTCCACCGACCCGGTGCGCCGTCCGGTTTCGATCTGCGACAGATACAGCTTGGCGATCCCTGCAGCGCTTGCCAGTTCCGCCTGCGTCATCTTTCGGTATTGGCGCAGCACCTTCAGCGGGCTTGCGCCGTCCAGCAGGGCATTCGCCACATCGGCTGGAAAGCGCTCGCTTGGGCGCTGCTTGGCAGCGTCATACAAGGCCTCGTCACTCATCGAACCCGCGAAAGGCCGCACCCGCTCCCAAACCGCCCAAGGAATGACGGCAAACTCGGGCTTTCCATTTCTTCCTGTAATGATCTGTGGTTTCATAACGCGATATCCCTAATCATAGACGCTGCCCCTGGGAGCAATGGCCAGCACCTCGACAACCAGCACCGAACCATGCAGTTCGAAAATGACGCGCCAATCGCCAACCCGCAGCCTGTAACCGGGCCGCCCCTTCAAGGCTTTGACATTGTTGTTCGGCGCTTTGGGATTATCCGCCAAACGCTCGACCTTGCCGCGAATGGTCCTGGCCGTGTTGGCCGGAATCCGCCGCAAGGTTACGATCGCTTCGCTGGAATATTCGACGCGCCAAGCCATAGCCAAACTATAGCTTAAAGCTATAGCCGGTCAAGCGAGCTTTCAGTGCGCCGAACCGTAGGTTTCGCCCTGGATATAGGTTTCGCATTCCTTGAGTTCGAGTTCGCAGGCCCCCAGCGCCGCCGCATAAAGGTCGCGCACCGACACCATGCCCAGAACCATCCCGTCCTTGACGACGGGCAGATGGCGGTAGCCGCCCTCCTGCATGCGCATGAGCGCCTGATCCGAACTTTCGTCGGGTCCGACCGTATCGACGCGCGAGGTCATGGCAACCGACACCGGCGTGGCGTCGGCATCCAGGCCCAGAGCCACGACGCGGGTCATGATGTCGCGTTCGGTGATGATTCCCCGCAGGCCCGACCCCTGCAGAATGACCAAGCAGCCGATATGCTTGTCGGCCATTTGCTTCGCCGCTTCCCGCACGCTGGCCTGCGCGGAAATCGAATGCACCCGTCCTTCGGTCACGATATCGGGAATGATGCGTTTTGGCATGGTGTTCTCCCCTCTGTTATACAGATTAATATGGATATGGGAGGCCAAGCCTTGCGCTACAACGGCGCAATAACCCTAAAATAAATAGTTGATCAGGCGGACTTAGGGGGTGTAACGCGGATCAGAGCCAACTGATTCCTGTGTCTGCGCAAGATTTCGAAGCGAAAACCGTAAAACAGAAATGTCTGACCGGCCTCGGGAATTCGCCTTGATTCGTGCAAGATCAGCCCTGCCAAGGTGGAAGCCTGATCGGCGGGCAAGCGCCATTCGAACTCGCGGTTCAGATCGCGCAAGGTCACCTGACCGTTGGCGATGATGGCGCCATCGGCCTGCAGGCGAACGCCCGCCACCGCCACGTCATGTTCGTCGGCGATGTCACCCACGATTTCCTCGATGATGTCTTCCAACGTGACCACGCCCATCAGCGCGCCATATTCATCGACCACCAGGGCGAAATGTTCGTGCCGGTCGCGAAAGGACTGCAACTGGTCCAGAAGCGACGTGGTGTCGGGAACGAACCAGGGCGTCGATGCCAGCTTTTCCACATCAAGACCCTGGGCGTCGCCCTTCTGCACATTAAGGGCGCGCAGCAAATCCTTGGCATGCAGGACGCCCACGATATTGTCGGGATTGTCCTTCCACAGCGGAATGCGCGTGTAGGGGCTGGCCAGCACCTGTTCGACGATCACCGGGGCCGACTGCCCGATATCGATCGTGTAGGCGCTTTTCCGGTGGGTCATGATCTCGCCCACCTCCACGTCGGCCAGTTCCAGGATGCTTTTAAGCATCGCCCGTTCGTGTTTGATTTCTTCGGACCCTTCGGTGTGGATGTCGATGGCGCCCTTCAACTCGACCAGCGCACGTTCCATGTCGTGTTCCGGATGGCGCACGCCGGCTAGGCGAAGCAGCCACCAGGCGACATGCTGAACGATTCGCAGCAACGGCAGCAGGACCAGCACCAGCCAGCGCACCACGGGGGCCACGAACAAGGCGGCGCGGTCGGCATGGGTAATGGCGTAGGTCTTGGGCAGTATCTCGCTGAACAGCACCACCACCACGGTCATGGCGGCGGTGGCGTAGGCCACGCCCGCATCGCCGAACATGCCGATCAGCACGCTGGTTGCCAGGGCGGAAGCCATGATGTTGACCAGATTGTTGCCCACCAGCAGTGCGCCGATGAAGGTTTCGCGCTTTTCCAGCAGTTTGTTGACGTGCTTGGCCCTGCGGCTGCCGCCTTGTTCCAGCTGATGCATCAAGGGTCGGCTGGCCGCCGTCAGCGCGGTTTCGGAACCCGAGAAAAAGGCCGACAGGATCAGCAGTCCGAAGATGACGCCCAGATAGATCCAGTCAAGCTCGCTCATGACCCGGCCATTTTCACGAAATCTTGCATCACGGCGCGCACGGCTTCCGCAGGCACGTTGCGTTCCAGGAAGGATCGGCCGATGCCGCGCGCCAGCACGAAAGTGATCTTGCCGTCCTTGACCTTCTTATCCAGCGTCATGTGGGCCAGCAGTTTTTCGGCGTCCCAGGTCAGGCCCGCCAAGGCGGGCAGGCGAACCGGAAGACCGGTCTGCGCCAGATGCGCCGCCACCCTGGAAGCGTCTTCTTGCGGGGAAAGGCCCAAACGCGCCGACAGATCGAAGGCCAGCAACATGCCCAGCGCCACCGCCTCGCCATGCAGCATCCGTCCGTCATAGCCCAGTTCGGCTTCAAAGGCGTGGCCGAATGTGTGGCCAAGATTAAGCAGGGCGCGCAGGCCCGATTCCCGTTCGTCTTGGCCGACGATTCTGGCCTTGGCGGCGCATGAGGTCAGCACCGCCTGCAAGATGGCGTCGGGCTTCAGAGCAAGCACGTCGCGATGACTTTGTTCCAGCCATTCGAAGAAGGTGGGATCGTCGATCAGCCCGTATTTCATCACTTCGGCGTAACCGGCCCGCAATTCGCGCCCCGGCAGGGTGGCAAGGGCCAGGGTATCGGCCAGCACCAGCCTGGGCTGATAAAAGGCGCCCACCAGATTCTTGCCGCGCTTGGTGTTGATGCCGGTCTTGCCGCCCACGGAACTATCGACCTGCGACAAAAGCGTGGTGGGAATTTGAACGAAGGGAACGCCGCGCAACAGAATGGCGGCAGCGAAACCCACCAGATCGCCGATGACGCCGCCGCCAAGGGCCACCAGGGTCGTCGAACGTTCCACCCTGGCGGCCAGCAGAACGTCGATCAGGCTTTCCAGATGCGCGAAATCCTTGGTCGCCTCGCCCGCGGGCAAAACGTGCGACGCATGTTCGATGCCCGATTTTGTCAGCGAGTCTTCCAGCCGCTTCAGATACAAGGGGGCGACATTCGCGTCGGTCACGATGAAAACGCGCTTGCGGTCCAGAACCGGCAACATCCGTTCGCCCGCCTGTTCGATCAATCCCGGCCCGGCCAGGATGTCGTAAGATCGCTCGCCCAGATCGACCTGAAGTTTGCTGGTCATGCCGCCTCTCCCTTGCGGGCCGCGAACGTCTCAAGCGCCCTTAGCACCGTTTCGCATGTCGTCTCGGGCGGATCGAAGCCGCTTTCCACCGTGATGTCCGCCTGGGCGTAAACCGGGTAACGCAGCTCCATCAGCCGGGCCAGCGTCTCCGACGGATCGCCCTCGTTCAGCAACGGGCGGTGCGTGCGCCCCTTGGTCCTGGACACCAGAACCTCAAGCGACGCTTTCAGCCACACGGAAAGGCCGCGCGCCTTGATTTCGGCCTGCGTTCCCTCGTCCATGAAGGCGCCGCCGCCCGCCGCGATCACCTGCACCGGACCAGCCAGCAGGCGCGTCATCACCTTGCGCTCGCCTTCCCGAAAGGCCGGTTCGCCGTATTTCACGAAATAATCGGCCACAGAGCAGCCCGCCGCTTTTTCGATCTCGGCGTCGGCATCGACGAAAGGCAGGCCAAGCCGGTCGGCCAGCAGGCGTCCCACCTTGCTTTTCCCGGCCCCCATCAGCCCCACCAGCACCAAAGAGCGGCTGGGAATCATCCGGGGCGAATCGTCCTTGGTCGTTGAACCGTTCATGAGCCGCCGATACACTGCCACATCATCGCCATGATGATCCGTTATCCGGACCACAGGGCTTGGCCTGGGTTGTACCCCGCGCCGGTCCATCCTGTCCATCGCAGCCCGAGGAAATATGAAGACGCTCTCTCGAATACTGGCCTTCCTATTGCTGGCCGCCATCGGCGGCGGCGTGGTCTTTCTGGCCACCTGGGACATGCCCCCCCCCACCGCCAAGGTCGAAAAGGTGATCCCCAATGAGCGCTTCCAGAAATAAATTCATCCCATTGATGTTGCTGGCGTTTCTGGCAACACCCGCGAGTCGCGCCTGGGGCGAGGCGGCCGAGACGGTCTCCGAGAACAAGGAAACCGACGTCATCATCCCCGAACCGGTCCAGGAAATCGGCGGCGTATCGGGGGCCAGACGCGACATCGGCGGCGTCCAGTCCCAGGAACTACTGCCGGTCAGCCAGGAAACGGTGGGCACGCTCGACGAGGCCCATGGCGGGCTATCGATCGACATGTGGAAGGGAACGCCCCGGGAAGTGGTGGAAACCTTTTTGCCGCAACTGGCCTCTGGCCCCGGAGCGCGAACGCCTTACGATCTGCAGCGCCGCTTCCTGCTGACCTCGGCGGAAGTGCCCCAGGGCTTGCCCGGCCTGGGCGAGAAGGACACCGCTTCCTTGCTGATCCGCCGGGTCGAGCGGCTTTACGCCATGGCGGCCTGGGACGACGCCAGACGCATGCTGGCCCTGCTGCCCGAGAAGCTGCGCGCCGAATCGCTGATCCGTTACGAAGTGGAGGCCCTGTTTCTCGCCCATGACGACCAGCAGGCCTGCGAACGGGCGAAACCCCATCTTGGCGCGGGCGACGACCGTTTCTGGACCAAGGCCGCCGTGGTCTGCGCCTTGATCGAAGAAGACAAGGCGCATGCCGGCATGGCGCTCGACATGATGCGCGAGGAAAAGATCGCCGATCCCTTCTTTACCGCCCAGGCAGAATCGATGCTGGGCGTCAAGATCAAGAAGTTTCCGCCCCTGGAAGACCCAGGCGCGATTCATTTGACGCTGTTGCGCGTAGCCAAAAAGCCCCTGCCCGACGGCATGGCCGACAAGCTGACCGCCCCGTCGCTACTGAGGGGCATCGCGTCCTGGACGGAATTCAACGCGGAAAGCCGGATGGCGGCGGCCCGCAAGGCCGAAGCCGCCGGGGCCGTCTCGACCGACGAACTGCGAAGCTTGTACGACGCCGCCGACTTCTCGGAAAAGGAACTGAGCGGCGACGAGAAAGAAATCATGAAGCAGAAGGGAGAGCGGCGCGCCGCCCTTCTTTACCGCTTGGCCAAGCGTCAAGACAGCGTCGAGGCCAGGGCGGAGCGGATCGCCAAGAATCTGGGCGGCGCCGGTTCCGGCAATGGCCTTCTGGCCGCCATGCGCCTGCATGCGCCGCTGGTCGAGGAGATTCCCCCCGGTTCGACCATGGCTTGGTTCGCGCCCAGCGCGGTGCGCATTCTTCTGGCGGCGGGCAAGGAGGACAAGGCCAAGGAATGGGTCCCCTTCGCCAAGCCGCAGGGCGAGGTTCAGAACAAGGCGGGAGAAGCGCTGTTGCTGCCCATCTTGCGCCTGATGGACGCCGTTCCGGCTTTGGAACAGGCGCATCTGGAAAATTGGCGCGAAGCTGGCAAGGACATGCCGTCAGGCCGGGCCGCCTTGCTGTTCGGCCTGCTTGAAGCGCTGGGCGATCCGGTGCCCGCGCAACTCTGGCTGACTGAATCGTCCGCCAAGGCGGAGGCCGCCAACATTCCCCCCGCCATCTGGCATGGGCTGAAACAGGCCGCCGAGAACAAGTCGTCCGGTCAGGCGGCGCTTTATTCGTTGCTGGCCCTGGACGCCGAAGGCGTGGGCGGCGCCAGCCCAATCGTTTTGCAAGAAGTCGTGCGCACCTTGAAGGCCGGGGGGCTTGAGAAGGATGCCAGGGCTTTGGCGTTGGAAGCGGCCATCGCGGCGGGCATCTGATTGGATCGCTTCTGCGAGTCGTTTCTGGAAATGCTGGCCGCCGAGCGGGGGGCGGCGGCCAACACCCTGGCCGCCTATCGGCGCGATCTTCTGGAAGCCCAGGGATTTCTAAAGGCCAGGGACGTGGCGCTGGCAAGCGCCCAATCGTCCGACCTGCGGGCCTATCTGTCCAGCCTGAAGGATGCCGGATTGTCGGCGCGCACCCAGGCCAGACGCCTGTCCTGTCTGCGCCAATTTTTCCATTTCCTCTTCGCCGAACAAATCCGCCCCGACGACCCGTCGCTGGGGCTGGACAGCCCGAAGGCCGGGCGGCCCTTGCCGAAATATCTGTCCGAACGTCAGGTCAAGGCGTTGCTGGACGCCGCCCAGGCAAAGGCCAAGGACGGCCCGATGGGGGTTCGGCTTTGGTGTCTGGTCGAACTGCTTTACGCCAGCGGCATGCGGGTCTCGGAACTTGTCGGCCTGCCCTGGCATGCCGCGGCCCGCGATCAGGAAAGCCTGCTGATCAGCGGCAAGGGCGGCAAGGAACGTCTGGTTCCCCTGGGAGCGCCCGCCCGCGCCGCCCTGGACGCTTGGCGCAAGGAGCGCGGCGAGCTATTGGGCCGGGGCGACTCGCGTTGGCTGTTCCCCGGAACCGGCGCCAACGCCCTGGATCGCCAAACATTCTTTCATGAATTGAAGGCGCTGGCGCAGACTGCCGGTCTTTCGCCCGCCAAAGTGTCGCCCCACGTCTTGCGCCATTCCTTCGCCAGCCATCTGCTGGCCCACGGGGCCGATCTGCGCGCCGTACAGACGCTTTTGGGCCATGCCGACATCGCCACCACCCAGATTTACACCCATGTTCTCGAGGATCGACTGAAAAATCTGGTGGTCACACACCATCCCTTGTCAAAGAAGCCTGGATAGCTACAATATCT is a window encoding:
- a CDS encoding CBS domain-containing protein, with the translated sequence MPKRIIPDIVTEGRVHSISAQASVREAAKQMADKHIGCLVILQGSGLRGIITERDIMTRVVALGLDADATPVSVAMTSRVDTVGPDESSDQALMRMQEGGYRHLPVVKDGMVLGMVSVRDLYAAALGACELELKECETYIQGETYGSAH
- a CDS encoding 3-dehydroquinate synthase; translation: MTSKLQVDLGERSYDILAGPGLIEQAGERMLPVLDRKRVFIVTDANVAPLYLKRLEDSLTKSGIEHASHVLPAGEATKDFAHLESLIDVLLAARVERSTTLVALGGGVIGDLVGFAAAILLRGVPFVQIPTTLLSQVDSSVGGKTGINTKRGKNLVGAFYQPRLVLADTLALATLPGRELRAGYAEVMKYGLIDDPTFFEWLEQSHRDVLALKPDAILQAVLTSCAAKARIVGQDERESGLRALLNLGHTFGHAFEAELGYDGRMLHGEAVALGMLLAFDLSARLGLSPQEDASRVAAHLAQTGLPVRLPALAGLTWDAEKLLAHMTLDKKVKDGKITFVLARGIGRSFLERNVPAEAVRAVMQDFVKMAGS
- a CDS encoding HlyC/CorC family transporter: MSELDWIYLGVIFGLLILSAFFSGSETALTAASRPLMHQLEQGGSRRAKHVNKLLEKRETFIGALLVGNNLVNIMASALATSVLIGMFGDAGVAYATAAMTVVVVLFSEILPKTYAITHADRAALFVAPVVRWLVLVLLPLLRIVQHVAWWLLRLAGVRHPEHDMERALVELKGAIDIHTEGSEEIKHERAMLKSILELADVEVGEIMTHRKSAYTIDIGQSAPVIVEQVLASPYTRIPLWKDNPDNIVGVLHAKDLLRALNVQKGDAQGLDVEKLASTPWFVPDTTSLLDQLQSFRDRHEHFALVVDEYGALMGVVTLEDIIEEIVGDIADEHDVAVAGVRLQADGAIIANGQVTLRDLNREFEWRLPADQASTLAGLILHESRRIPEAGQTFLFYGFRFEILRRHRNQLALIRVTPPKSA
- a CDS encoding shikimate kinase, whose amino-acid sequence is MNGSTTKDDSPRMIPSRSLVLVGLMGAGKSKVGRLLADRLGLPFVDADAEIEKAAGCSVADYFVKYGEPAFREGERKVMTRLLAGPVQVIAAGGGAFMDEGTQAEIKARGLSVWLKASLEVLVSRTKGRTHRPLLNEGDPSETLARLMELRYPVYAQADITVESGFDPPETTCETVLRALETFAARKGEAA
- a CDS encoding type II toxin-antitoxin system RelE/ParE family toxin yields the protein MAWRVEYSSEAIVTLRRIPANTARTIRGKVERLADNPKAPNNNVKALKGRPGYRLRVGDWRVIFELHGSVLVVEVLAIAPRGSVYD
- a CDS encoding helix-turn-helix transcriptional regulator, with amino-acid sequence MKPQIITGRNGKPEFAVIPWAVWERVRPFAGSMSDEALYDAAKQRPSERFPADVANALLDGASPLKVLRQYRKMTQAELASAAGIAKLYLSQIETGRRTGSVETLRALARALKVDLDMIAPVENVIS
- a CDS encoding site-specific tyrosine recombinase XerD, with the translated sequence MLAAERGAAANTLAAYRRDLLEAQGFLKARDVALASAQSSDLRAYLSSLKDAGLSARTQARRLSCLRQFFHFLFAEQIRPDDPSLGLDSPKAGRPLPKYLSERQVKALLDAAQAKAKDGPMGVRLWCLVELLYASGMRVSELVGLPWHAAARDQESLLISGKGGKERLVPLGAPARAALDAWRKERGELLGRGDSRWLFPGTGANALDRQTFFHELKALAQTAGLSPAKVSPHVLRHSFASHLLAHGADLRAVQTLLGHADIATTQIYTHVLEDRLKNLVVTHHPLSKKPG
- a CDS encoding type II toxin-antitoxin system death-on-curing family toxin; protein product: MSEPLWLSLDLVLAVHKMVLAEHGGADGVRDQGLLESALDRPKNRFAYETADIVSLAASYAYGLAKNHPFIDGNKRIAFMAAAIFLETNGFLLTASEAEATIAVLSLASSAWSETEFEAWLSNNTKAPAP
- a CDS encoding aspartate aminotransferase family protein, giving the protein MTSNSLRDADIASVLHPYTNLAAHPAKGPLVIARGEGIRVFDEAGKDYIEGMSGLWCTSLGFSEPRLVEAAKRQMEELPFYHLFNHKGHAPAIRLAEKLIELAPVPMSKVFFANSGSEANDTAIKLVWYVNNALGRPEKKKIISRNKAYHGVTLATASLTHLPNNQRDFDLPIARILKADCPHHYRFAQTGESEEDFSTRLAANLEALILEEGPDTVAAFFAEPVMGAGGVIVPPASYFPKIQAVLKKYDVLLIADEIITGFGRTGNMFGCQTFGIEPDMISLAKALSSAYAPISALMVNERIFKILQEQSAKIGIFGHGYTYSAHPLGAAVALETMAIYEERDIVGHVQKMAPHFQGKLQGFAAHPLVGEARGVGLIGALELVADKKTRANFDPAQAIGAKVVAAAEQEGVILRAMAGDAIAFSPPLIITQSEIDEMFQRFSKALERVVASL